From one Lycium ferocissimum isolate CSIRO_LF1 chromosome 5, AGI_CSIRO_Lferr_CH_V1, whole genome shotgun sequence genomic stretch:
- the LOC132055415 gene encoding ras-related protein Rab7 — protein sequence MASRRRMLLKVIILGDSGVGKTSLMNQYVNRKFSNQYKATIGADFLTKEVQFEDRLYTLQIWDTAGQERFQSLGVAFYRGADCCVLVYDVNVMKSFENLNNWREEFLIQASPSDPENFPFVVLGNKIDVDGGNSRVVSEKKAKAWCASKGIPYFETSAKEGFNVDAAFQCIAKNALKNEPEEEIYLPDTIDVAGGNQPRSTGCEC from the exons ATGGCTTCTCGAAGACGAATGCTTCTCAAGGTCATAATCCTGGGCGATAGTGG GGTGGGGAAGACATCTCTGATGAACCA GTATGTGAATCGCAAGTTTAGCAACCAATACAAGGCAACAATTGGAGCTGATTTCTTAACAAAAGAAGTCCAGTTTGAGGATAGGTTGTACACATTACAG ATATGGGATACAGCTGGGCAGGAAAGGTTCCAAAGCCTTGGTGTGGCATTCTACCGTGGAGCAGATTGTTGTGTTCTAGTGTATGATGTGAATGTCATGAAGTCATTTGAGAACCTTAACAACTGGAGAGAGGAATTTCTGATCCAG GCCAGCCCATCTGATCCTGAGAACTTTCCATTTGTTGTATTGGGGAATAAGATAGATGTTGACGGAGGCAATAGTCGAGTG GTGTCTGAGAAGAAAGCCAAGGCATGGTGTGCATCCAAGGGGATACCTTACTTTGAGACCTCCGCAAAAGAGGGATTCAATGTGGATGCAGCTTTTCAGTGTATAGCTAAAAATGCTCTGAAAAATGAACCTGAAGAAGAAAT ATACCTTCCGGATACTATTGATGTTGCTGGTGGAAATCAACCAAGATCAACAGGATGTGAATGTTGA